The segment CCGCCGACCAGCGGGACGAGCTTCTGGCTGATGATGCAGCGCAGCACGTCCGCCAGGCGGTAGCGGATGCGTTCCTGCTCGTCCGAGCCGTATTCACCCACGATGCGGGATATACTCTCGATGGCCGAACTCGTGTGGAGGGTGGAAAAGACCTTGTGACCCGAGTCCGTCACTTCGATGGCAGCGGAGATCGTCTTCGGGTCGCGCATTTCCCCGATCACGATGATGTCGGGGTCCTGGCGGAGCGACTGGACGACGCCGTCGCTGAACGAGCCGACGTCTTTCCCCACTTCACGGTGGCGGACGATGCAGCGTTTCGATCCGTGCATGTATTCGATCGGCTCGCCGATGATGACGATGTGGCCGGCGGTGCGGCTGTTATTCGCATCGATGATGGCGTCGAGCGTGGCGCTTTTGCCCGACCCCGTGACGCCCGTCACCAGCGTCAACCCATCGCGGACATGTTCGAACAACAGCCCCTTCTGGATGGTCGGATGGAAGCCGAGCGCCTCCATGCTCCTCAGTTCGTTCGAGATGGCGCGGACGTTGAGGGCCAGGTTGTCGCTGTCGAAATAGATCGTCATACGAAACCGGTGCCACTCGCCATTGTCCTTGCCGGCCATGAGTTGGTAGGACAAATCGACCGCGAAGTTCTTGAGCAGGTTCATCGTCTGCACTTCGCTCAACATGTTCAGGAAAAACACGTTGCAGTCGGCCGGCGAGTAGTTACCCAGCTTGCTATACGGCTTTTTATCGCCATGCACGCGGTACCAGACGTTGGTCCGACACGACTCCCCACCCATGTCCAGGTCGCTCGCGTTGATCCGGATCATGTGCCGGACGAGCCCTTCCAGATGCTTCGTGATGTCGGCGCGCTGGTTCTCGTCGAGGCTGCGAAGCGCCTTGGCGACGCCCTTCAGATTGTCGATGCCGCGTAGCGATCGAGGCACGCGTTGCAGGACTTCCTCGCAGGCGGCTGGCGGATACGGGGCGATCTGGGCCTCGGAAACCACAGCCGAGCGCTCAACTCTGGCGCCAGGGGACGTAAGGACCGCCGCGTCGCCGGAGGCGTCGGCATCGGAATAGGGATTCATACCGTCGGTTGGGAAACGGTGGCGAGGGAGTGGCGGGAGCACGCCAGGGCGGCTCCGGCGCACGAACGCAGGGTGGGTATAGAGAGGATCGACGGTCGACGTGAAAGGTTAAGCGGCCGGCTTCAAGCCAGCGCCGGCCGACAGCCTACGGACTTCAGAAAGGCGATGGAGATCTCGTTGAACGCATCCGGCTGGTCTACATTGCAGACATGCCCCGAGTCCGCGATAATCTGCAACACGCTGTTCCGGTGGCGCGCCACGAGCGCGCGGACCGGCGGGAGGAAGAGGTGATCCTCCTCCCCCATCAGGTAGAGCGTCGGCGCCGGCAGCTCGCGCTCCCGATAGAATCTCAATAACGGGTTTAGTTCGTACGTGAGCCGGAACCAGCGGAGGAATTCTTTCTGGCAGACCTTCCGCGCCTCGCCGATGAACAGCAGGCGGGACTCGCGGTGCCGTTTGCGGGGCATGATGATCCAGGCGAACAGGCTGTAGAGCCAGAGGTATGGCATCACCCGTTTGAACAGATTGCCCAGGCCGACGAGGAAGCGGGATCGGATGTCGAGCCGGACGATCGCCCCGCCGAGCACGGCGGACTGGATGCGGCCTGGGGCGAGTTCCGCCAACACACGGATGATGAGCGAGCCGAGCGAAATGCCTATAAAATGGGCTTTTTTGATGGCCAGATGATCGAGCACTTCGATGATCTCCCGACTGATCTCCTCGAACGAATAGGTGCCGGGATGGCGCTGATCGATGTGGTCCTGCGACTTCCCGTGGCCGCGCAGATCCAGCAGAAGGACGTTAAAATGGGCTTTATACGCCCGGATCTGCTTGTACCAGATGGACGAGCTCCCGCCGGCGCCGTGGACGAACACCACCCAGTCGCGGCTCGGATCGGATTCGTGTTTTTTATAGTAGAGCATCGTCCTTAACCCTTAAACATCGAACCATGAACCACCCTGCGCCAGAACAGCCAATCCTTTTGCGCGTTGAGAAGCGATATGTTTCCTCACGCCGGCATCAGCCGGCGATCAGCCCAGTGGATCCCATGAACGTCGACCGACTATCCGGCCTGCTCTTTTTGGTGCTCTTCGTAGCCGCCGGCTGCGCATCAACCGACCCGACCCCATCGGCCACGACGGTAACGGCTTCCCCACCCGTATCGGTCGCCAGCGCCTCCCCCTTAGCCGATGCACTCCCCCTGGATCCCGCCGTGCGGGTCGGCCAGCTGCCCAACGGGCTCAGGTACTTTATCCGCCACAACGAAGAACCCCGCAACCGGATGGAGATGCGGCTCGCCATCGACGCCGGCTCCCTCCTGGAGGCCGACGACCAGCGCGGACTGGCCCACTTCCTCGAACACATGCTCTTTAACGGAACCCGCCGCTTCGAAAAAAGCGCGCTGGTGGACTTCCTCGAGCGCACCGGCATGCAATTCGGGGCCGACGTCAACGCCTACACATCGTTCGACGAAACCGTCTACGAACTCACCATCCCGGCCGACAGCGCCGAAATCGTCGCCCGATCCTTCGATGTACTGGAGGACTGGGCGGCCTACGCCACCCTCGACGCCGAGGAGATCGATAAAGAGCGCGGCGTGGTCGTCGAAGAATGGCGTCGCAGCACTCAGAACGCCGGCGGGCGGATTCGCGAAAAGACCCTCCCGGTGCTCCTGCACGAGTCCCGCTACGCGACCCGCCTCCCCATCGGCGACACCACGACGATCCGGAACGCCCCTCGCGAGGTCATAGAGCGCTTCTACCGGCACTGGTACCGGCCCGATCTCATGGCTGTCGTGATCGTCGGCGATATCGACGTTGACGCCATCGAGGCGGAAATCCAAACCCACTTCGCCCATCTCCCCAATCCCGCCGACGCCCCGGCGCGAGCCACCTACCCGGTGCCGGGCCATGCCGAACCGCTCTACGCCATCGTCACGGACCCCGAGTATCCGTACACGACGGTAGCGACCTACTACAAGCATAACGCCCGCTCGTTCGAGACCGTGGCCGACTACCGGGACCGAATCGTCGCGGGCCTGTTCGACAGCATGCTCAACAAGCGGCTCAGCGAGATCGCCCAGCAGTCGGCCCCCCCGTTTGTCGGCGCGAGCGTTTCGCAGGGCGCTATGGTGCGTTCGTCGGCCTTCCACAGCCTGGGCGCCCAGGTGCAGGAGGACGGCATACTCGCGGGCCTCGAGGCCCTGCTCGTCGAGGCCCGGCGCGTGCGCGAACATGGCTTCACGGCCTCCGAGCTCATGCGCGATAAACAGGAGACCGTACGCGCCTACGAGCGGGCGTTCAACGAACGCGAAAACACACAGTCCGCCCGATTCGCCAACGAATACGTCGCCTACTTCCTGGAATCCGAGCCGACGCCGGGCATCGCGTACGAATACGACCTCGTCCGCCAGCTCATACCGGACATCACGCTGGCCGACGTCAACCGCCGCGCCGCTGAGTTGATATCGGACAGCAATCGGGTGATGCTGGTCACGATGCCCGAAAAAGCCGGCCTCGTCCCGCCCTCAGAAGCGGACCTTGCCGCCGTCTTCGCCGCCGCCGAAAGCACACCGATCACGCCGTGGGTCGATGCCGTGAGCGAGGCCCCCTTGATGGCCAGCCTTCCCACACCGGGCTCGATCGTCGAGCGGACAGGGATCGACTCGCTGGACGTCACCGCGCTCACGCTTTCGAATGGCATCCGCATCTACCACAAACCCACCGACTACAAGGACGACGAGGTGCGCTTCAGCGCCACCAGCCCGGGCGGCACCTCGCTCGTGGACGACGATGCGTACTTCACCGCGTCGAGTGCAGCGATGCTGGTAGGGCAGAGCGGAGTGGGTCCGTTCGACCCCATCGAGCTCGAAAAGGCCCTCTCCGGCAAGGTGGTCTCGGTGGCGCCGTTTATCAGCTCGTACGACGAAGGCCTGGGCGGCGGCGCTGCGCCCGCCGACCTCGAAACCATGTTCCAGCTCATCCACCTCTACTTCACGGCCTCGCGGGTGGACAGCTCGGCCCTGACGTCCTACCAGAACCGAATGCGCGCCTACCTGCCCAATCGGGCCTCGACGCCGCAGGGGGTCTTCCAGGACTCGCTCGTCCAGGCCCTCTACGCCGGCCACCCGCGCGCCCGCGTCCCCACGCTGGATATGGTGGAGACGCTCGATCTCGATGCCGCCCACCGGTTCTATCAGGACCGCTTCGCCGACGCGAGCGATTTTATCTTCACGTTTGTAGGCAACTTCGATCCGGACACCCTCGAAGCGCTGGCACAGACCTACCTGGGCAGCCTGCCGGCCCCGCGCCGAGGCGATGCCTGGCGGGATGTCGAACCGTCGATTCCGAACCGCCTCGTCGATGTTTCCGTGAGCAAAGGCATCGCGGACCAGAGCCAGGCGCTGCTCATTTTCCACGGGCCGACGGACTACACCCGCGAGAGCCGGCACGCCCTCCGGTCCATGGTCGATGTCTTTAACATCCTCCTCCGCGAAGACCTCCGCGAGGCGCGCGGCGGGGTGTACAGCGTTTCCGCCCAATCCAGCATCGACGAGAAGCCCCGACCTGAGTACCAGATCTCGGTCAGCTTCACGTGCGACCCCGCGCGCGTCGATGAGCTCGTCGCCGCCGTGTTCGATCAGATCGAGTCGCTCAAAACCCTCGGATCCTCCCCCGAAAACCTGGAGAAGATCAAGGAGCAGCAACGCCGGAGCCGGGAGACGCAGAAGGAGACCAACGGCTTCTGGACGGGGATTCTGGATTTCTACAGCACCCATCCCGACGAGGACTGGCTGGACGTCTTCCGCTATGAGGAGATGATCGAAGCCATCGACGCCGGCGACATCCAGGCCGCCGCGCGGCAGTATTTCGACGAAAGCCGGTACGTCCGCGCCGTGTTGTACCCCGAGGCCGCGCCCGTCGCGCCCGGCTCGAATTGACGTGTTGCCACCCCCTGAACCGGCTGCACGTCCGCCCCATGCCAATGCCGGCCTGGCAGGACGAGGTTTGCGTCGACACCTCGCCGTCCGGCCATAACGGACTTCTCGCCTGGCGTGAGTTTGTCGTCCGCGACGCGGCCCGGCTCGGCGACCGCATCACCTCCGAGGTACAGGGTGATGGCATGCGGTATGACTATGCGCTGTACCGGTTGGAGGGGGATACGCGCCGGCTACTCGCCGTGACGCGTTCCTCTTACCCGGGATCAACCCCGTAAACATAGTGTCGGCTTTCGCATCCACTTTGCGCCTTTAGAATCAGTGTCCCCGTTCACAAGCACCATTCCAGAGGGAAAGATCATGGCTGTAGTGTCCGATTTCACGATAATCCACGGCGTCAGTACCGGTATCACAATGGGAGACGGTGGCTTCCATCCTGTATTCGAGACCACGTTCAACACCGGCGGCCGGCACAGCGTAGGCCATGCCTTCATCACATTCATGGTCCGTGGCCTCACGGTAGCCACACAAGCGCCGTTGATCCGAATCAACAACGTGGATGTCGGGAGAATCGCCCCCTATACCGGGGCCAACGCGCAGCACTGGTTTACGCAAACGATCAACATCTCTGGCGGCGCGCTGAACAACGGCAACAACGAGTTTGAGGTCCATGCCGCCACCAGCGAGAACGCCGCGGGGACATACGACGACTACGTGCTCAAAAACATCATGTGCTTTTTCCAGCAGGATGTATAGACGGCCGGTGCGTACATTCGGGTCCGGACCAACAATCCGACCCTATGTCGCAAGTGATCGACCTTGAACGTCACCTCTCTGGCGCCCACGTCCGCCTCGAACCGCTCCACCCGGACCACCTGGATGCGTTGTGCGCCGTCGGGCTCGACCCCGATCTCTGGCGCTGGATCCCTATTCAGGTCCACACCCGCGACGACATGGCCGCGTATATCCTCGCCGCCCTCGCCGGCCGAGATCGGGGCGACATGGTTCCATTTGTCATCATCGACCCGCAAACCCGGCAGGTGGTGGGAAGTACGCGGTACATGAACATGGACCTTGCGAACCGGCGCGTCGAGATCGGATCGACGTGGGTGGCGGGGCCGTGGCAACGAACGGCGGTCAACACCGAGGCGAAGCTCCTGCTGCTCCGCCATGCCTTCGAGGAGCTGGGCTGCGTCCGCGTAGAACTCAAGACCGACGCCTTAAACGAGCGATCCCGACGCGCCATCTTGCGGCTGGGGGCGAAGGAAGAAGGAACGCTCCGGAAGCACATGGTCACGGCTTCCGGGCGGATTCGCGACACCGTCTACTTCAGCATTCTCGATACCGAATGGGAGGCTGTTCGCGCCGGCCTGGAAGCGAAGCTGACACCCCCCTGAGCCCCGTCGTTCGGACACGATACCTCGTGTCCCATCCCCTCCCCGACTTCAGAATACAAACGTCACCCCCAGCTGCGGCGCCACCAGGTCAGTCCGCGAGCGCTGGACATCGAACGTGACCTGCCCGTTTTCGCGGCGGATCGAGCCGCGTTTCAGGTACTCCGCGTTGCCGCCGAGGAGGTATTGCACGCCGGCATGGAGTAGAAATGAGGTCGTGCGCCCCGTCTCGCTGGTGCTGCTGCCCAGGTGGAAG is part of the Rhodothermales bacterium genome and harbors:
- a CDS encoding alpha/beta hydrolase, with protein sequence MLYYKKHESDPSRDWVVFVHGAGGSSSIWYKQIRAYKAHFNVLLLDLRGHGKSQDHIDQRHPGTYSFEEISREIIEVLDHLAIKKAHFIGISLGSLIIRVLAELAPGRIQSAVLGGAIVRLDIRSRFLVGLGNLFKRVMPYLWLYSLFAWIIMPRKRHRESRLLFIGEARKVCQKEFLRWFRLTYELNPLLRFYRERELPAPTLYLMGEEDHLFLPPVRALVARHRNSVLQIIADSGHVCNVDQPDAFNEISIAFLKSVGCRPALA
- a CDS encoding GNAT family protein, with translation MSQVIDLERHLSGAHVRLEPLHPDHLDALCAVGLDPDLWRWIPIQVHTRDDMAAYILAALAGRDRGDMVPFVIIDPQTRQVVGSTRYMNMDLANRRVEIGSTWVAGPWQRTAVNTEAKLLLLRHAFEELGCVRVELKTDALNERSRRAILRLGAKEEGTLRKHMVTASGRIRDTVYFSILDTEWEAVRAGLEAKLTPP
- a CDS encoding ATPase, T2SS/T4P/T4SS family, with the protein product MNPYSDADASGDAAVLTSPGARVERSAVVSEAQIAPYPPAACEEVLQRVPRSLRGIDNLKGVAKALRSLDENQRADITKHLEGLVRHMIRINASDLDMGGESCRTNVWYRVHGDKKPYSKLGNYSPADCNVFFLNMLSEVQTMNLLKNFAVDLSYQLMAGKDNGEWHRFRMTIYFDSDNLALNVRAISNELRSMEALGFHPTIQKGLLFEHVRDGLTLVTGVTGSGKSATLDAIIDANNSRTAGHIVIIGEPIEYMHGSKRCIVRHREVGKDVGSFSDGVVQSLRQDPDIIVIGEMRDPKTISAAIEVTDSGHKVFSTLHTSSAIESISRIVGEYGSDEQERIRYRLADVLRCIISQKLVPLVGGGRIMVKEVLWMTPSARAAIKSGNVNEIYQMMWEGRAQGQVTLEQDLAALLKAGKISGETAMNYANNKKRLQQVLGAA
- a CDS encoding insulinase family protein → MNVDRLSGLLFLVLFVAAGCASTDPTPSATTVTASPPVSVASASPLADALPLDPAVRVGQLPNGLRYFIRHNEEPRNRMEMRLAIDAGSLLEADDQRGLAHFLEHMLFNGTRRFEKSALVDFLERTGMQFGADVNAYTSFDETVYELTIPADSAEIVARSFDVLEDWAAYATLDAEEIDKERGVVVEEWRRSTQNAGGRIREKTLPVLLHESRYATRLPIGDTTTIRNAPREVIERFYRHWYRPDLMAVVIVGDIDVDAIEAEIQTHFAHLPNPADAPARATYPVPGHAEPLYAIVTDPEYPYTTVATYYKHNARSFETVADYRDRIVAGLFDSMLNKRLSEIAQQSAPPFVGASVSQGAMVRSSAFHSLGAQVQEDGILAGLEALLVEARRVREHGFTASELMRDKQETVRAYERAFNERENTQSARFANEYVAYFLESEPTPGIAYEYDLVRQLIPDITLADVNRRAAELISDSNRVMLVTMPEKAGLVPPSEADLAAVFAAAESTPITPWVDAVSEAPLMASLPTPGSIVERTGIDSLDVTALTLSNGIRIYHKPTDYKDDEVRFSATSPGGTSLVDDDAYFTASSAAMLVGQSGVGPFDPIELEKALSGKVVSVAPFISSYDEGLGGGAAPADLETMFQLIHLYFTASRVDSSALTSYQNRMRAYLPNRASTPQGVFQDSLVQALYAGHPRARVPTLDMVETLDLDAAHRFYQDRFADASDFIFTFVGNFDPDTLEALAQTYLGSLPAPRRGDAWRDVEPSIPNRLVDVSVSKGIADQSQALLIFHGPTDYTRESRHALRSMVDVFNILLREDLREARGGVYSVSAQSSIDEKPRPEYQISVSFTCDPARVDELVAAVFDQIESLKTLGSSPENLEKIKEQQRRSRETQKETNGFWTGILDFYSTHPDEDWLDVFRYEEMIEAIDAGDIQAAARQYFDESRYVRAVLYPEAAPVAPGSN